The DNA region GTCCGCTAGCAATCAATTTCTTGACAAACTATCAGATTGATGCGAGTATCTTGAATGAGATTGATCTTACGTCTTATGTCTCGACTTTAGCGATGATCGTGTTGGCCTGTGGTGTATTATTCCAATTACCAATTGTCGTATTTTTCTTAGCTAAGGCTGGTTTGGTGACGCCATCATTTATGCGTACTTATCGCAAGCATGCATTGGTTATGATTTTGGTGATTTCAGCAATTATTACGCCTCCAGACCCAGTGACACAGATGTTTGTAGCATTGCCAATTACCATCTTATACGAATTTAGTATCCGTTTGTGTGCTAGAGTTCATAAGAAGATGTTGAAAGAAAAAGAATTGATTTTGGGTAGCTAAACACTATCTTTTAGATATAGAAAAACGGTCTGAACTTTAGAAGTACAGACCGTTTTTTATTTATGCTAAAGTTAAAATCTAGTTCTAATTCAATTTCCCCGCTATAAAACCTGTCGTCCAAGCTGCTTGGAAATTGTAACCACCCGTAATTGCATCAATATCCAATACTTCACCGGCAAAATACAGATTCGGACACTTTCTACTTTGCATACTGTTGAAGTCAACATCGGCGAGGCTCACGCCTCCACAAGTCACAAATTCTTCTTTGAAAGTAGTTTTCCCTCTGACTTGGTAAATGTCGTTGGTGAAAATATTTACAAGTTTGTTTACTCCTTTTTTTCCTAATTCACCCCAACGTTTGTCTTGTGGCAAATCGCACTTTTCAAGCATATAAAACCACAATCTTTCGGGTAGAGAGAAAGGCTTAATATTCGCCAAAATCTTTTTTGGGTTTGCTTCAATTATGGAATATAATTGATTGGCAACAGTTTCATTGTTGATCTCATTTACCCAATTGACCTGAGCCTTGAATTCATAATTCTGTTCACTCAAAGTTCGGGCACCAAAAGCAGAAGCTTTCAAAACGGCAGGGCCACTCATACCCCAGTGCGTGACAAGTAATGGACCTTGCGATTTGTATTTCATTCCTTGAATACTCACTTGAGCGTTCTCAACTACAACTCCCATCAGTTTTGTAATAGACTCATTGGGCATATTGAAAGTAAAAAGTGATGGAACAGGGGCTTCAATCTGATGATCTAAAGTTTCTAACCACTCCAAGCCTTTTCGTTTTGGAGAACCACCAGTGGTGACAATCACTTTATCAAAAAGTTCTGGGCCATGATCTGCTCCAATAAATTCCAATTGAAGTTGTTCGCCAATAGTTTTGATACTTTTAACTCCTTTTCCCGATTGCAAATTGACACGAAGACGTCGGGCTTCACGCATAAAGCAATCAATAATCACTTGTGAGTCTTGTGCTTGAGGAAATACACAATTATCTTCTTGAATGACCAAAGGCACTCCACGACTTTCAAACCATTCCATTGTATGTTTGGTATTGAAAACTTTGAAGGCTTTTTTCAGTCTTTTTTCACCTCTTGGGTAAGCCTTTGAAAGTTCACTGATCGAGGTACAGCCATTAGTTACGTTGCAACGTCCTCCTCCAGAGATTTTTACCTTGGAAAGAAACTTATTCGATTTCTCAAAAATGCTGACTTTAGCATCTGGATGATTTTCTTTGGCTGCAATGGCCGAAAAAAATCCTGCGGCTCCACCTCCAATTACTGCAACTTTCATAGCTTGAAATTTCCTTCTAATATTCTACTTTTTCCCGATCTCCTACGAAATCAGTTTGCAAATAACACCATTAATAGTCATAAACTCAAAGTACTATCGCTTTTAGATGTTAAGCTCCAAGGTGGAGGAGTTAAATCGAATCGTGGAAATTTGATATGAAAAGAATTCGCATTCACGTCTTTTTCTGCATCTTTGTATTTTATAAGGATGGGATTTTCAAAAGGGAATTTATGTATTTGCAACAGCTGAGCTTGCTTCAATTTAAAAATTACGAAGAAGCCAAATTCGATTTCTGTGAGGGTATCAATTGCCTTGTCGGAGAGAATGGCTGTGGTAAAACAAATTTGCTAGATGCCATCCATTACCTCTCGATGACTCGGAGTGCGTTCAACCCAATTGAACAGCAGAACGTAAAACACGGACAAGACCATTATATGATTTTGGGGATGTTTGAAAAGAACAACTCTAAGTACAAGGTCAACTGTGGGTATTTTCAGCAGAAAAAAAGTTTCAGAGTCAATAAAGTAGAATACGATCGTCTGAGCGAACACATTGGCGTTTTTCCTTCGGTGCTGATCGCGCCCAATGATACGGATTTAGTGAGGGAAGGAAGCGAAGTTCGCCGAAAGTTCTTCGATAGCATGATTTCTCAGACAGATAGAGGGTATATGCAGCAGTTGATTCAGTACAATCATGTATTGAAGCAACGCAATAGCTTACTCCGGATGTATGAAGGCAGAAGAGTTGACCCAATCGTACTTCAAGTATATGATGGGCAATTATTGAAGCTTGCAAAATCCATACATCAGAAACGTAGTGAGTTTTGTGCACATTTCTTTGAGCTTTTTATCGGAAACTATAATCAGTTAAGTAATCAGAAAGA from Sediminitomix flava includes:
- the recF gene encoding DNA replication/repair protein RecF (All proteins in this family for which functions are known are DNA-binding proteins that assist the filamentation of RecA onto DNA for the initiation of recombination or recombinational repair.): MYLQQLSLLQFKNYEEAKFDFCEGINCLVGENGCGKTNLLDAIHYLSMTRSAFNPIEQQNVKHGQDHYMILGMFEKNNSKYKVNCGYFQQKKSFRVNKVEYDRLSEHIGVFPSVLIAPNDTDLVREGSEVRRKFFDSMISQTDRGYMQQLIQYNHVLKQRNSLLRMYEGRRVDPIVLQVYDGQLLKLAKSIHQKRSEFCAHFFELFIGNYNQLSNQKEAVQIQYRSEVGEEDYEERFTEAFEKDRVLLRTTKGIHRDDYVFKIDNYALKKYGSQGQQKSFVISLKLAQFDIVYRYTSSKPLLLLDDIFDKLDDFRIKQLLEMVATNKFGQIFITDARPERSRKLLEDVESEVQFTDVSRFRPMRKED
- a CDS encoding BaiN/RdsA family NAD(P)/FAD-dependent oxidoreductase; translation: MKVAVIGGGAAGFFSAIAAKENHPDAKVSIFEKSNKFLSKVKISGGGRCNVTNGCTSISELSKAYPRGEKRLKKAFKVFNTKHTMEWFESRGVPLVIQEDNCVFPQAQDSQVIIDCFMREARRLRVNLQSGKGVKSIKTIGEQLQLEFIGADHGPELFDKVIVTTGGSPKRKGLEWLETLDHQIEAPVPSLFTFNMPNESITKLMGVVVENAQVSIQGMKYKSQGPLLVTHWGMSGPAVLKASAFGARTLSEQNYEFKAQVNWVNEINNETVANQLYSIIEANPKKILANIKPFSLPERLWFYMLEKCDLPQDKRWGELGKKGVNKLVNIFTNDIYQVRGKTTFKEEFVTCGGVSLADVDFNSMQSRKCPNLYFAGEVLDIDAITGGYNFQAAWTTGFIAGKLN